One part of the uncultured Bacteroides sp. genome encodes these proteins:
- a CDS encoding glycoside hydrolase family 28 protein, protein MKISDYAFLLLVVCLTACTKAPKQLTEPERIIENIAKTSFPERSMKFVCREDSNVRRQLQQAIDSFSLTGGGRLLVGKGTYKINGSIVLKSDVDLHLEEGACLLFSGKASDYLPVVLTRWEGTELYGHSPMIYACHANNIAITGKGVIDTQGGVEFAAWGEKEMKDRDRLREMGSKLVPVQQRIFGEGTLLRPSCIQFLGCSRILIDGVTVKNSPFWTIHPVYCDNVIVRGVTIDSHYPNNDGCDPESTSNVLIENCTFRTGDDAVAIKAGRDKDGREIGRPSKNIVIRNCIFNSECNGLCIGSEMSGGVENVYMSGIKIGTVKNAIYFKSNKDRGGYIRNVFVDHIAVERVKGAILRFETNYFGFRGGNFPSTYEHFEIKDVEANVADNYAVYIDGLKDTEIHDILVSNFHVKQAKNGYYLYNTRNVTFENSSINNISVPKEPKESLKRVSLDVY, encoded by the coding sequence ATGAAAATATCAGATTATGCTTTCTTGCTGCTGGTTGTGTGCCTGACAGCTTGTACAAAAGCTCCGAAGCAACTGACAGAGCCGGAACGTATCATTGAGAATATAGCGAAAACATCTTTTCCGGAACGAAGCATGAAATTTGTCTGTCGTGAAGATAGTAATGTGCGCAGGCAGCTGCAACAGGCTATTGACTCTTTTTCGCTGACCGGAGGTGGACGGTTGCTGGTAGGGAAAGGTACTTATAAAATTAATGGTTCTATTGTGCTGAAATCGGATGTTGACCTGCATCTGGAAGAGGGCGCTTGCCTGCTGTTCAGCGGAAAGGCATCCGACTATCTGCCGGTGGTACTTACACGCTGGGAGGGTACGGAACTATATGGTCACTCGCCTATGATTTATGCCTGCCATGCCAATAACATTGCCATTACAGGAAAAGGAGTCATCGACACACAAGGTGGAGTGGAGTTTGCTGCCTGGGGTGAGAAGGAGATGAAGGATCGCGACCGGTTGAGAGAGATGGGGAGTAAACTTGTTCCTGTGCAGCAACGGATATTTGGTGAAGGAACTTTGCTGCGTCCTTCCTGCATTCAGTTTCTGGGATGTTCCAGGATTCTGATTGATGGCGTTACCGTTAAGAATTCCCCTTTCTGGACCATTCATCCGGTGTATTGTGATAATGTGATTGTAAGAGGTGTGACTATTGACAGTCATTATCCCAACAATGATGGTTGCGACCCCGAATCGACATCCAACGTGCTGATTGAAAACTGTACTTTCAGGACTGGCGATGATGCTGTAGCCATAAAGGCTGGCCGTGACAAGGATGGAAGAGAAATAGGACGTCCGTCGAAAAACATTGTGATACGTAACTGCATTTTCAACTCGGAATGTAACGGCCTTTGTATAGGAAGTGAAATGTCAGGTGGTGTGGAGAATGTGTACATGAGTGGAATTAAGATAGGAACGGTTAAAAATGCCATCTATTTTAAGTCGAACAAGGACCGTGGCGGCTATATACGCAATGTGTTTGTAGACCATATAGCCGTGGAACGGGTAAAGGGCGCCATTCTGCGATTTGAAACTAACTACTTTGGATTCAGAGGAGGAAACTTTCCTTCGACTTATGAACATTTTGAAATTAAGGATGTAGAGGCAAACGTTGCAGATAATTATGCTGTTTATATAGATGGCTTAAAAGATACAGAAATTCACGATATTTTGGTGAGTAACTTCCATGTTAAGCAGGCTAAAAATGGGTACTATCTGTATAATACACGCAATGTTACTTTTGAAAATTCGTCGATCAATAACATTTCGGTTCCAAAAGAACCGAAAGAGAGCTTGAAGAGAGTATCGCTGGATGTTTATTGA
- a CDS encoding glycoside hydrolase 43 family protein — protein sequence MRRFLLIICVITKVIVLFAQDCPNQWGDLGNGTYANPILNADYSDPDVIRVGEKYYMVASDFHFIGMQVLESEDMVNWKLVSQVYKRFDFPGWDNNTQYAGGSWAPSIRYHDGYFWIFFCTPKEGLFMTKAKEAAGPWNPLVNVMHIEKWEDPCPFWDEDGQAYLGRSIHGAGPIIIHKMSVDGTRLLDEGKVVYTGPVAEGTKIHKLNGYYYISIPEGGVEKGWQTVLRSKNIYGPYEKKVVLEQGTTTVNGPHQGAMVDTPQGEWFFFHFQHCNPIGRVVHLQPMHWQDNWPVMGVDIDGNGVGEPVKTWKKPNVGKKSAVTVPRTSDDFSSSVLSLQWQFNHNPVDDAWSLTDKKGALTLKALKAENFKLARNTLTQKSMGYMGMVMTELNYSDMEEGQYCGLACIGKENVLLGISMIDGEKWIYMDRNNQLIRIMKLSAGKKVYLRLQLNAIDNAYQFAYSLDNKQFHLCGNSFSMKFGYWKGVRVGLYCYNTKADKGKVSFSRFTYRHDGAVCNK from the coding sequence ATGAGAAGATTTTTATTAATTATATGTGTTATTACTAAGGTAATTGTTTTGTTTGCCCAGGATTGTCCCAACCAATGGGGCGATCTGGGCAACGGAACATATGCCAACCCGATTTTGAATGCTGACTATTCCGATCCGGATGTGATCCGGGTAGGGGAGAAGTACTATATGGTGGCATCTGACTTTCATTTTATAGGCATGCAGGTGCTGGAATCAGAAGACATGGTTAACTGGAAGCTTGTTTCTCAGGTCTATAAACGTTTTGATTTTCCGGGATGGGACAATAATACCCAGTATGCCGGAGGTTCATGGGCTCCTTCTATCAGGTATCACGACGGATATTTCTGGATATTCTTCTGTACGCCGAAGGAGGGGTTGTTTATGACAAAGGCCAAAGAAGCAGCCGGCCCGTGGAACCCGCTTGTTAATGTGATGCATATTGAAAAATGGGAAGATCCGTGTCCTTTCTGGGATGAAGACGGACAGGCGTATCTGGGGCGCAGCATTCATGGTGCGGGTCCAATTATTATCCATAAGATGAGTGTGGACGGTACGCGTTTACTCGACGAAGGGAAGGTGGTTTATACCGGTCCGGTAGCCGAAGGTACAAAGATTCACAAACTGAACGGATATTACTATATCAGCATCCCTGAAGGGGGTGTGGAGAAGGGATGGCAGACTGTGCTTCGCTCAAAGAATATCTATGGTCCGTATGAAAAGAAGGTGGTGCTGGAACAAGGTACAACGACGGTTAATGGTCCGCATCAGGGTGCTATGGTAGACACTCCGCAGGGCGAATGGTTCTTTTTCCATTTTCAGCATTGCAATCCAATAGGAAGAGTGGTGCATCTGCAACCAATGCACTGGCAAGATAACTGGCCGGTTATGGGGGTAGATATTGATGGAAATGGAGTTGGTGAACCGGTTAAGACCTGGAAAAAACCGAATGTGGGGAAAAAGAGTGCTGTAACGGTTCCACGGACGAGTGATGATTTCTCTTCATCGGTTTTATCTCTTCAGTGGCAGTTTAACCACAATCCCGTTGATGATGCATGGTCACTCACAGATAAGAAAGGTGCACTTACGCTGAAAGCACTGAAAGCTGAGAACTTTAAACTTGCCAGAAACACGCTTACTCAAAAGAGTATGGGATATATGGGGATGGTTATGACGGAGCTCAATTACAGTGATATGGAAGAGGGACAATACTGCGGACTGGCCTGTATAGGAAAAGAGAATGTGTTACTGGGCATTTCTATGATTGATGGTGAGAAGTGGATTTATATGGATCGCAATAATCAGCTTATCCGTATTATGAAGTTATCAGCAGGTAAAAAAGTTTATTTACGCTTGCAACTTAATGCAATTGATAATGCCTATCAGTTTGCCTATAGTCTGGATAATAAGCAATTCCATTTATGTGGAAACTCTTTCAGCATGAAATTCGGATACTGGAAAGGGGTACGCGTTGGTCTGTATTGCTATAATACTAAGGCTGACAAAGGAAAGGTTTCTTTTAGCCGGTTCACTTATAGGCATGACGGTGCGGTGTGCAACAAATAA
- a CDS encoding RagB/SusD family nutrient uptake outer membrane protein, producing the protein MKKKYFIVGLLALSTLTGCSDFLDQDNRSNVASAQFYATTTGFANLTNSAYSTLRSLYNTSPLLFVAGTDLYADGKSQGVVLSQYTFTADDGNIKNFYVNCYKGIQLANSVIAYGETTADSGVRLQYIDEARFLRAWYYFQLVQQYGPVALNTQMFDYAEMSHARASLSDMYKFIIDEFTYLISSDSHLLDRSKSGVGRGNKRAAAFYLSKAYLTRGWLDGNGYEAQEEKIAQSTDFENAAKYALQAINSEIPSLSIENAFNIANEENSEIFWSIQFSAASVSNPSSNGSYQQSQFGSYLGGSEKPRNKSIDGNFAPSLRLQQMYTRGDARLEQTFMLEFHQTYFDFYSAPTTSPIIYYYAPAWATDADIAAWKADDPYGIKKNTLISKTIADGGIAPSNGKPATYKDRRSQDYGNACIKKFDDYTDASIANRSTACSMHDVVVARLGEAYLIAAEAYLQMGDTEKAAQMINKLRQRPGTIRAGYTTQMTVDKAQVNIDFILDERARELAGEYVRWTDLKRTHKLVQYATQYNEDGIQETNMKGPDGKYKTLRPIPQAAIDLNQADVEQNPGY; encoded by the coding sequence ATGAAAAAGAAATATTTTATCGTAGGCTTACTAGCCTTGTCAACTCTTACCGGTTGTTCTGATTTTCTTGATCAGGATAACAGATCGAATGTAGCATCAGCTCAGTTCTATGCTACTACAACCGGTTTTGCCAACTTAACCAACAGTGCGTATTCTACTTTGCGCAGTTTGTACAACACATCGCCGCTATTGTTTGTGGCCGGTACCGATTTATATGCTGATGGAAAATCACAGGGAGTAGTTTTGAGTCAGTACACCTTTACAGCTGATGATGGAAATATTAAAAATTTCTATGTGAATTGCTATAAAGGTATTCAGTTGGCCAATAGTGTGATTGCTTATGGGGAAACAACTGCCGATTCGGGTGTGCGTTTGCAATATATAGATGAAGCGCGGTTTTTACGTGCATGGTACTATTTTCAACTTGTTCAGCAGTACGGACCGGTTGCTTTGAACACACAAATGTTTGATTATGCTGAAATGAGTCACGCTCGTGCAAGCCTTTCTGACATGTATAAATTCATTATAGACGAATTTACCTATCTGATCTCTTCAGATTCTCATTTACTTGACCGCTCTAAGTCGGGTGTGGGACGTGGCAACAAACGTGCTGCCGCTTTCTATCTATCGAAAGCTTACCTTACCCGCGGATGGCTGGATGGTAACGGATATGAAGCTCAGGAAGAGAAAATTGCTCAGAGCACCGATTTTGAGAATGCTGCCAAATATGCTTTGCAGGCAATAAACAGCGAAATACCCTCTCTTTCCATTGAAAATGCATTCAATATAGCGAATGAAGAGAATAGTGAAATATTCTGGAGTATTCAGTTTAGTGCTGCATCTGTTTCCAATCCTTCATCAAACGGTTCTTACCAGCAGTCTCAGTTCGGCTCTTATTTAGGTGGATCTGAAAAACCAAGAAATAAATCGATTGATGGAAACTTTGCACCATCTTTGCGCTTACAGCAAATGTATACTCGTGGTGATGCCCGCTTGGAACAGACTTTCATGCTTGAGTTCCACCAGACTTATTTTGATTTCTATTCGGCGCCTACAACCTCGCCTATTATTTATTACTATGCTCCGGCATGGGCTACAGATGCTGATATTGCAGCATGGAAGGCTGATGATCCGTATGGCATCAAGAAGAATACCCTGATTAGTAAAACAATTGCTGATGGCGGTATTGCTCCTTCGAACGGAAAACCTGCTACGTACAAAGACCGTCGTTCACAGGACTATGGTAATGCTTGTATCAAGAAGTTTGACGACTATACCGATGCTTCAATTGCTAACCGCAGTACGGCATGTAGTATGCACGATGTGGTGGTGGCTCGTTTAGGTGAAGCTTATCTGATTGCTGCAGAGGCTTATCTGCAAATGGGAGATACAGAAAAGGCTGCTCAGATGATTAACAAACTTCGTCAACGTCCGGGAACAATCCGTGCAGGATATACTACTCAGATGACTGTTGATAAGGCACAGGTAAACATCGACTTTATTCTGGATGAACGTGCTCGTGAACTGGCTGGTGAATATGTGCGATGGACCGACCTGAAACGTACACATAAACTGGTTCAGTATGCAACACAGTATAATGAAGATGGTATTCAGGAAACCAATATGAAGGGTCCTGACGGTAAGTACAAAACACTTCGTCCGATACCTCAGGCTGCTATTGACTTGAACCAGGCCGATGTAGAACAAAATCCCGGATACTAA
- a CDS encoding two-component regulator propeller domain-containing protein, whose amino-acid sequence MKKLSNINAILFIMLSCLFMGTLTAIATNIPDKYSVTYFSSRNGVEDGLVNNIIQDHRGLLWFATWNGLYRFDGYVFKNYKSSIEDKKGLTNDRLLRINEDKYGYIWVLCYDSTGYRFNPGKEIFEHIEQGTGNKYKSIRVLPNGIVWLLQKDGSAIRATTNPQSFKLTLKTYSVGRRTLPCGKVQSVYMDPEQHEWILTDNGLYKLHNSILTTIIHGKSKKNGTVAFYSVARQNGELLFGANRGRVYKYALKGGKLKLMQLKTTARIISILKQQQKTIYITDRDGLFMSDSGNQPPLHFALNGVKNLKSKVIESAQITRNGLVWLTHSTSGVTLFDAHTRQFRFIEITDELGRPLNTESEFLTFEDKNGILWVHPKGGGFSYYDSRSKKLVPFNTTDKSIKWKSNDRCFAAFADKQGNLWMSTQLDRLKRISFFPDKFHILTPNTDDIELPENEIRALYIDNKKRIWTGARDNNVSIYDSQLKLIQRFKSGRVYAITQDREKNFWLSTKGQGLIKATENTPGKFQFKQYTYKAGEQYSLSSNNIYYTFQDSKKRIWIATYGGGLNLMQSMPDGSPCFINFRNRLKKYPIDRFYKVRHITEDKKGCIWISTTAGIIYFDGSFRKPEKITFHTIYREQSNVNSLSNNDVQMVKCMNNGKIFAITYGGGLNELIPTGSNSFTCKSFTQKNGLSSDIIYSMQEDKGGNLWLATGGGLVKFIATREQIQYPSEHIAFNVHFSEGVGTTNGNQIFFGTNKGVLHFTPERIHKISFVPRIFFTSVWVNNQEQNTKQNNDIITINHGYISHLTLPPNNHSLRIGFSALDMTNTEYIQYAYMLKGFDKTYRLTDNGREANYTNLPPGKYTFHIKSTNNEGVWVNNERILSIEVQPAFNETTFARLLYIFLSLAFIIGGVYIYTVFYKMKQQVKNEEYIAEQKLSFFTNVSHELRTPLTLITAPLELILTNEELPGRVKDSLTTMKKNSDRMQRLVGQILDISKLQENKMKLRIQHTDIVKFTEEVTHCFEALATERHINLTFTSQPVVCHIWIDTDQMEKIIFNLLSNAFKYTPNGKKINVCLSESNDSVTIRITDQGIGIPKEKQKTIFNRFENLVQNNIHSTLSTGIGLTLAKELVAMHHGEISVESESGKGSCFSIRLLKGMAHYPAETEYILSDLQEETETVHTSTTEEEPFSYDDTEMQLMLIVEDNHELRAFIRQVFEGKFRLLEAQNGSEGLSKAFSYLPDIIITDIMMPVMDGMQMLTELRNDERTSHIPAVVLTAKADMNSILTGVQTGADDYIVKPFSVNYLVVKIESILSQRKKMQAFYSHNVSCTPTQSEQDNTPKEVIALLSEKDKEFLNKLSAIMEEQMNNPDLNVDYLVSCFNLSRTNFFHKLKSLTGLSPILYIKEVRMQKAAALVREKENSIAEVAYMVGFSDPHYFSKCFKAFWGVNASDFAKEQGDINSSSN is encoded by the coding sequence ATGAAAAAACTGTCAAACATCAATGCTATCCTTTTTATAATGCTGTCGTGTCTGTTCATGGGCACCCTCACGGCAATTGCAACAAACATCCCCGATAAATATTCCGTGACCTACTTTTCGTCCAGGAACGGAGTGGAAGACGGACTTGTGAACAATATTATTCAAGATCACAGAGGTCTGCTATGGTTTGCAACCTGGAATGGCCTTTATCGGTTCGACGGTTATGTTTTCAAAAACTACAAATCCAGCATTGAAGATAAAAAAGGACTTACCAATGACAGGCTACTTCGTATTAATGAAGATAAATATGGATATATATGGGTGCTTTGTTACGATTCAACCGGTTACCGTTTCAACCCCGGAAAAGAAATTTTCGAGCACATAGAACAAGGTACGGGAAATAAATACAAGTCCATCCGGGTTCTTCCCAACGGCATCGTATGGCTTCTGCAGAAAGATGGAAGTGCCATCCGTGCAACCACCAATCCACAAAGTTTTAAACTCACGCTAAAAACGTATTCTGTCGGACGGCGAACATTACCCTGCGGAAAAGTTCAATCGGTATATATGGATCCGGAACAACACGAATGGATACTCACCGATAACGGGCTCTACAAGCTGCACAACTCCATACTGACCACCATTATCCATGGCAAAAGCAAAAAAAACGGGACGGTTGCCTTTTATTCAGTAGCACGGCAAAACGGTGAATTACTATTTGGTGCCAATCGGGGTAGAGTATACAAGTATGCGCTGAAAGGAGGAAAACTTAAACTGATGCAGCTAAAAACAACCGCCCGCATTATTTCTATCCTGAAGCAGCAACAAAAAACAATCTATATTACCGATCGTGACGGCCTCTTTATGTCAGACTCCGGAAACCAACCGCCCCTGCACTTTGCTTTAAATGGAGTAAAGAATTTAAAGAGCAAAGTTATTGAATCGGCACAAATCACCCGCAACGGACTAGTCTGGCTCACCCACTCCACTTCGGGTGTCACCTTGTTTGATGCACACACACGGCAGTTTCGCTTCATTGAAATAACCGACGAGCTTGGTCGCCCACTCAATACAGAAAGTGAATTTCTTACTTTCGAAGATAAGAACGGCATTTTGTGGGTACACCCCAAAGGAGGTGGATTTTCCTATTATGATTCCCGAAGCAAAAAACTGGTACCGTTCAACACAACCGATAAAAGCATCAAATGGAAATCGAACGACCGCTGCTTTGCCGCTTTTGCCGATAAACAAGGAAACCTATGGATGAGCACACAGCTCGACCGGTTGAAACGCATCAGCTTTTTCCCCGATAAATTTCACATTCTTACTCCCAACACCGACGATATAGAACTGCCCGAAAATGAAATCAGGGCTTTGTATATCGACAACAAGAAGCGCATCTGGACAGGTGCACGTGATAATAATGTTTCTATCTACGATTCACAACTAAAACTGATCCAAAGGTTTAAGTCGGGCAGAGTGTACGCCATTACTCAGGACAGAGAGAAAAACTTCTGGCTCTCCACCAAAGGGCAAGGGCTGATTAAAGCTACCGAAAATACTCCCGGGAAGTTTCAGTTTAAACAATACACCTACAAGGCCGGCGAACAGTACAGTCTTAGCAGTAATAACATCTATTATACCTTTCAGGACAGTAAAAAAAGAATCTGGATTGCCACCTATGGCGGCGGATTGAACCTGATGCAATCAATGCCCGACGGTTCTCCCTGTTTTATCAATTTCAGAAACCGGTTGAAAAAATATCCCATCGACCGTTTTTATAAGGTAAGACACATCACTGAGGATAAAAAAGGATGCATCTGGATTTCCACTACTGCCGGAATCATCTATTTCGACGGATCTTTCCGGAAACCAGAAAAGATTACCTTCCATACCATCTACCGCGAACAGAGCAATGTAAACAGTCTGAGCAACAACGATGTGCAGATGGTGAAATGCATGAACAACGGCAAAATTTTCGCTATTACCTACGGCGGCGGACTAAATGAGCTTATCCCAACGGGAAGCAACTCCTTTACATGCAAATCGTTCACCCAGAAAAACGGACTCAGCTCGGATATCATCTACTCCATGCAGGAAGACAAAGGAGGAAACCTATGGCTGGCAACTGGAGGCGGACTGGTGAAGTTTATTGCCACACGTGAGCAGATTCAGTATCCCAGCGAACATATTGCCTTCAACGTGCACTTCAGTGAAGGTGTAGGAACAACAAATGGAAATCAGATTTTTTTCGGAACCAACAAGGGAGTGCTCCATTTCACCCCGGAAAGAATACACAAAATAAGCTTTGTTCCCCGTATATTCTTCACCTCCGTATGGGTCAACAATCAGGAACAGAACACAAAGCAGAATAATGACATCATCACAATCAATCACGGCTACATCTCTCACCTCACATTGCCGCCCAACAACCATTCGCTGAGAATTGGCTTTTCTGCACTCGACATGACCAATACGGAATATATCCAGTACGCCTACATGCTCAAGGGGTTCGACAAGACCTACCGCCTCACGGATAACGGACGGGAAGCAAACTATACCAATCTGCCTCCGGGAAAGTACACTTTCCACATCAAGTCAACCAACAACGAAGGCGTATGGGTAAATAACGAACGTATTTTATCCATCGAGGTACAACCGGCTTTCAACGAAACCACTTTTGCCCGTCTGCTTTACATATTCCTGTCGCTGGCTTTCATTATTGGCGGGGTTTATATCTATACCGTGTTCTACAAAATGAAGCAGCAGGTAAAGAACGAAGAGTACATAGCAGAACAAAAACTGAGCTTCTTTACCAATGTTTCGCACGAACTGCGCACACCGCTTACACTTATCACCGCACCGCTGGAGCTTATTCTCACAAACGAAGAGCTGCCGGGCAGGGTGAAGGATTCACTCACTACCATGAAGAAAAACAGCGATCGCATGCAGCGCCTTGTGGGACAGATACTGGACATCAGCAAATTGCAGGAAAACAAAATGAAGCTCCGCATTCAGCATACAGATATTGTTAAGTTCACGGAAGAGGTCACCCATTGCTTTGAAGCACTTGCCACAGAGCGTCACATAAATCTTACGTTCACTTCCCAACCGGTGGTCTGCCACATCTGGATTGACACGGACCAGATGGAAAAAATCATCTTCAACCTGCTGTCCAACGCATTCAAATACACACCCAACGGGAAAAAGATAAATGTCTGCCTGTCGGAAAGCAATGATTCGGTAACCATCCGCATCACCGACCAGGGCATAGGCATTCCGAAAGAGAAACAAAAAACTATTTTCAACCGCTTCGAGAATCTGGTGCAGAACAATATACACAGCACGCTCAGCACAGGTATCGGACTCACATTGGCCAAAGAACTGGTAGCTATGCACCATGGCGAAATTTCGGTAGAGAGCGAGTCGGGCAAAGGAAGCTGTTTCTCCATTCGTTTACTGAAAGGAATGGCACACTATCCGGCCGAGACTGAGTATATATTATCTGATCTGCAGGAGGAAACAGAAACTGTCCACACATCAACAACCGAAGAAGAACCGTTCAGTTATGATGATACAGAAATGCAACTCATGCTTATCGTAGAAGACAATCACGAGCTGAGAGCATTTATCAGACAAGTATTCGAGGGAAAATTCAGGCTGCTCGAAGCACAAAACGGAAGCGAAGGACTCAGCAAAGCATTCTCTTACCTGCCCGACATTATCATTACAGACATCATGATGCCGGTAATGGATGGCATGCAGATGCTTACCGAACTGAGAAACGACGAGCGCACATCTCACATACCGGCTGTGGTTTTAACTGCCAAAGCCGATATGAACAGTATTCTCACTGGGGTGCAGACCGGTGCCGACGATTATATTGTAAAACCGTTCAGCGTAAATTATCTGGTGGTAAAAATAGAGAGCATCTTAAGTCAGCGGAAAAAGATGCAGGCGTTCTACAGTCATAACGTTAGCTGCACTCCTACCCAAAGTGAGCAGGACAATACCCCGAAAGAGGTCATCGCCTTACTGTCAGAAAAAGACAAAGAGTTCCTGAATAAGCTGTCTGCAATCATGGAAGAGCAGATGAACAATCCCGATCTGAACGTAGATTACCTTGTGAGCTGTTTCAATCTGAGCCGCACCAATTTCTTCCACAAACTAAAATCACTGACAGGTCTTTCACCCATTCTGTACATCAAGGAAGTGCGGATGCAGAAAGCAGCTGCACTGGTAAGAGAAAAAGAAAATTCAATCGCAGAAGTTGCCTATATGGTAGGCTTCAGTGATCCTCACTATTTCAGTAAATGTTTCAAAGCCTTCTGGGGAGTGAATGCATCCGATTTCGCAAAAGAACAGGGAGATATTAATTCATCAAGCAATTAA
- a CDS encoding alpha/beta hydrolase-fold protein: MKRLTILAAGLLMCVMTFAQQALWGGTQVVSPEIHNNNTVTFRLKAPKAVKVQITGDFLPTQKFKTPFGEADGPGVADLTEGKDGIWEYTTNPLKPELYGYSFIVDGLKTTDPGNVYLIRDVATLTNVFIIGGERADLYKVNKVPHGTVSRIWYNSPTLGMERRMTVYTPAGYETSGKRYPVFYLLHGMGGDEEAWISLGRTAQILDNLIAQGKAKPMIVVMTNGNAAQEAAPGESSLGMVPPTFQLPKTMEGTFESAFPDVVKFVDNNYRTIKSKSGRAIAGLSMGGFHSMHISKQYPDLFNYVGLFSAAIVPNKDVTSPVYQDLEGKLKVQFSKKPTLYWIGIGKTDFLYKANEDYRKLLDEKGYKYTYYETGEGHIWKNWRIYLTEFTPLLFR; encoded by the coding sequence ATGAAAAGATTAACGATTTTAGCTGCAGGACTACTGATGTGCGTAATGACCTTTGCACAACAAGCCCTTTGGGGAGGAACACAGGTTGTCTCTCCCGAGATTCACAACAACAACACTGTTACCTTCCGTCTGAAGGCGCCCAAAGCTGTAAAAGTACAGATTACGGGAGATTTTCTTCCTACACAGAAATTCAAGACTCCCTTCGGAGAAGCTGATGGCCCGGGAGTTGCCGATTTAACTGAAGGTAAAGATGGAATCTGGGAATACACAACTAATCCATTGAAACCTGAACTTTACGGTTATTCGTTTATAGTAGACGGACTGAAAACTACCGATCCCGGTAATGTTTATCTTATCCGTGATGTGGCTACACTTACCAATGTATTCATCATCGGTGGAGAACGTGCGGATTTATATAAAGTAAACAAAGTTCCTCACGGAACCGTGTCCCGCATCTGGTACAACAGTCCCACGCTGGGCATGGAGCGTCGCATGACCGTTTACACCCCTGCCGGATACGAAACCAGTGGAAAGCGTTATCCTGTCTTTTACCTGTTACACGGTATGGGTGGCGACGAAGAAGCCTGGATTTCTCTGGGACGCACCGCGCAGATTCTTGACAATCTCATTGCACAAGGTAAAGCAAAACCCATGATTGTAGTCATGACCAACGGCAATGCCGCTCAGGAAGCAGCCCCGGGAGAATCTTCACTCGGCATGGTTCCTCCGACTTTTCAATTACCTAAAACCATGGAAGGTACTTTCGAGAGTGCATTCCCCGATGTGGTAAAATTCGTCGATAACAACTATCGCACCATTAAAAGTAAATCGGGTCGTGCCATTGCAGGTCTTTCAATGGGAGGTTTCCACTCCATGCATATCTCCAAGCAATACCCCGACCTGTTCAATTATGTAGGTCTGTTCTCTGCAGCCATCGTGCCAAACAAGGATGTAACTTCACCTGTTTACCAAGATCTCGAAGGCAAACTAAAAGTTCAGTTCTCCAAAAAACCGACTCTTTACTGGATCGGCATTGGTAAAACCGACTTTCTCTATAAAGCCAACGAAGATTATCGCAAGCTTCTGGACGAAAAAGGATATAAGTATACTTATTACGAAACAGGCGAAGGACATATATGGAAAAACTGGCGCATCTATCTTACAGAATTTACACCTTTATTATTCAGATAA